The genome window TACATTCCGACCAAGGCTGGCAATATCAGATGGCAGACTATCAAGACATGCTGAGAAAACATCATATTAGACAAAGTATGTCGAGAAAAGGGAATTGCTTGGATAATGGGGCAATGGAAAGTTTCTTTGGACGATTGAAAACGGAATGTTACTTTGGTAAGCGATTTGACACTTTCGAACAGCTTGAGAAAGTGATTCATGAGTACATTCATTATTACAACAATGAACGTATTCAAGTGAAATTAAAAGGACTCAGCCCTGTACAATACAGAACTCAGTCCTTAAATTAAACAGTCTAACTTTTGGGGGTCAGATCATAGTCAATGCCCTTTTTCTATGTATCTATTTCGCATCAAAAATCACTAATATTACTTCTATCAATCGCAATTGCAGGAATACGCAAGACTCTATTGTCTAATTTCCATTCATGACTATTTTCAGGTATTTCTCCTTTAGCTAATAGCACCGCAAAATCAATGATTGCTTTACTTTGCATATGCCAATCATTAGTCACTGTTCCGGCTAATTTTCCTTTTTTAATTAAATGAATTGCTTCCGGTACCGCATCTACACCGTATACCGGCAAACTTTTATTTTTTTCGTCGAGAACTTCAACTGCACCGATTGCCATACTGTCATTATTAGAAATAATCACTTCAATATTATTTTGTGGCGTGGATAACCAAGCATTTACTTTTGTTTTCGCAATCTCTTTATTCCACAAAGCCGATTCCAACGCTAATTGTTCAACTGGAATACCTAAAGCGATTAACTCATCAATTACAGTTTTAGTTCGTTTTTCTGCATCCGGGTGATTAAGTTCACCTTTTAATAAAGCGTATTGCATTTTGCCGTCTTTATTTGTGTCAAATCCATGATTTTCTTTCCAATGTTTTGCAATCATTTTTGCTTGAGCCTTACCTGCCTCTTGTGGATCAGAACCTACATAATAGGCTTTGGCATAACTATTTATCGCTCTAGCTCCTGGATCTTTATTAAATAAAATAATAGGTAAATTTGCTTCTTTTGCCTTGCCAATCACAGTCATCCACGCAGATGGATCCACCAAATTAACCGCCAACACACTTACTTTTGTATCAATTAAAGTCTGCACTTGACTATTTTGTACAAATTGGGAATTTTGTGCATCATTCATTAGAAGCGGTAAAGATCTCTCTTTTGCATATTTGACCAATTCATTGTTCATTAAATGGATAAAATGATCGTCATATTGATATAAACTTACACCGACCGAGTCTTGTGCCATACTCACGAGAGAAACACCAAGCCCCAATGCTACGGTACTAATAGCAGATAACGTTTTCATATAATTCCTCCCATATCATTGCAATGAAGTTATTCAATGACTTACTTTGTAACAAGATAGTACACAATTCAATACTGAAAAAATGTGAGTTTCTTCACAAATTCGACAAATTTATGATGCAAGAGGAATGATTCGATTTGACAAAATGAAGAAAATGATAGTGGTCGAATTTGCAAAATTTTCAACAAATTCGACCGCTTAATTAAGAAAGGAATTAG of Actinobacillus arthritidis contains these proteins:
- a CDS encoding substrate-binding domain-containing protein: MKTLSAISTVALGLGVSLVSMAQDSVGVSLYQYDDHFIHLMNNELVKYAKERSLPLLMNDAQNSQFVQNSQVQTLIDTKVSVLAVNLVDPSAWMTVIGKAKEANLPIILFNKDPGARAINSYAKAYYVGSDPQEAGKAQAKMIAKHWKENHGFDTNKDGKMQYALLKGELNHPDAEKRTKTVIDELIALGIPVEQLALESALWNKEIAKTKVNAWLSTPQNNIEVIISNNDSMAIGAVEVLDEKNKSLPVYGVDAVPEAIHLIKKGKLAGTVTNDWHMQSKAIIDFAVLLAKGEIPENSHEWKLDNRVLRIPAIAIDRSNISDF